In one window of Streptomyces griseus subsp. griseus DNA:
- the mce gene encoding methylmalonyl-CoA epimerase, with protein MLTRIDHIGIACFDLDKTVEFYRATYGFEVFHSEINEEQGVREAMLKINETSDGGASYLQLLEPTREDSAVGKWLAKNGEGVHHIAFGTADVDGEAADIREKGVRVLYDEPRTGSMGSRITFLHPKDCHGVLTELVTSNPEH; from the coding sequence GCATCGACCACATCGGGATCGCCTGTTTCGACCTGGACAAGACGGTGGAGTTCTACCGTGCCACGTACGGATTCGAGGTGTTCCACAGCGAGATCAACGAGGAGCAGGGCGTCCGGGAGGCCATGCTCAAGATCAACGAGACCTCGGACGGCGGGGCTTCGTACCTCCAGCTCCTGGAACCCACCCGCGAGGACTCCGCCGTGGGCAAGTGGCTGGCAAAGAATGGGGAGGGCGTCCACCACATCGCCTTCGGTACGGCGGATGTGGACGGGGAGGCCGCGGACATCCGCGAGAAGGGCGTCCGGGTGCTGTACGACGAGCCCAGGACGGGTTCCATGGGGTCCCGGATCACCTTCCTGCACCCCAAGGACTGCCACGGCGTCCTCACCGAACTGGTCACGAGCAACCCGGAGCACTGA